A stretch of Cicer arietinum cultivar CDC Frontier isolate Library 1 chromosome 5, Cicar.CDCFrontier_v2.0, whole genome shotgun sequence DNA encodes these proteins:
- the LOC101512543 gene encoding amine oxidase [copper-containing] zeta, peroxisomal-like, whose protein sequence is MASASQKTTSPPCCPPGDSSRLAVSSIVKPQDRIANNVALIRPLDSLPESSTTNAPTAKGITSLTRPQSSHPLDPLSAAEISVAVATVRAAGATPELRDSMRFIEVVLLEPDKHVVALADAYFFPPFQPSLLPRSKGGPVIPTKLPPRCSRLVVYNKKSNETALWIVELSQVHAVTRGGHHRGKVISSHVVPDVQPPMDAEEYAECEAVVKSYPPFIEAMKKRGIEDMEVVMVDPWCVGYHSEADAPGRRLAKPLIFCRSESDCPMENGYARPVEGIYVLVDMQNMVVIEFEDRKLVPLPPVDPLRNYTPGESRGGSDRSDVKPLQIVQPEGPSFRVNGYYVEWQKWNFRIGFTPKEGLVIYSVAYVDGSRGRRPVAHRLSFVEMVVPYGDPNDPHYRKNAFDAGEDGLGKNAHSLKKGCDCLGYIKYFDAHFTNFTGGVETIENCVCMHEEDRGILWKHQDWRTGLAEVRRSRRLSVSFVCTVANYEYAFFWHFYQDGKIEADVKLTGILSLGALMPGEYRKYGTMIAPGLYAPVHQHFFVARMDMSVDSRPGEALNQVVEVNMKVEEPGENNIHNNAFYAEETLLKSESEAMRDCNPLTARHWIVRNTRTGNRTGQLTGYKLVPGSNCLPLAGSEAKFLRRAAFLKHNVWVTAYSRDEMFPGGEFPNQNPRVGEGLATWIKQDRSLEETNIVLWYVFGITHVPRLEDWPVMPVEHIGFMLMPHGFFNCSPAVDVPPSSCEAESKDNDIKDNGAPKPIPSGLASKL, encoded by the exons ATGGCCTCAGCTTCGCAAAAGACGACGTCTCCTCCTTGCTGTCCCCCCGGCGACTCTTCCCGCTTAGCTGTTTCCTCCATCGTTAAGCCACAAGATCGCATCGCTAATAACGTTGCCTTGATTCGCCCTCTCGATTCGCTTCCTGAATCTTCCACCACCAATGCTCCTACTGCTAAGG GAATAACTTCACTGACAAGGCCTCAGTCAAGTCATCCTTTGGACCCTTTATCTGCTGCTGAAATATCTGTGGCAGTGGCAACTGTGAGGGCTGCTGGAGCCACTCCAGAG CTTAGAGATAGTATGCGCTTCATTGAAGTAGTTTTGCTGGAACCAGATAAACATGTTGTTGCACTGGCAGATGCTTATTTTTTTCCACCTTTCCAACCATCATTACTTCCTAGAAGTAAAGGAGGGCCTGTAATTCCCACTAAGCTCCCTCCGAGATGCTCTAGACTTGTTGTTTACAATAAGAAATCAAATGAGACTGCTCTGTGGATTGTCGAATTATCACAAGTACATGCAGTAACTCGAGGTGGCCATCATCGAGGAAAAGTCATTTCATCACATGTTGTTCCTGATGTTCAGCCTCCAATG GATGCTGAGGAATATGCAGAATGCGAGGCTGTTGTTAAAAGTTATCCCCCATTTATAGAGGCTATGAAGAAAAGGGGTATCGAAGACATGGAAGTTGTTATGGTTGATCCCTG GTGTGTTGGTTATCATAGTGAAGCTGATGCTCCTGGTCGAAGACTTGCTAAACCACTCATATTTTGTCGGTCTGAGAGTGACTGCCCTATGGAAAATGGTTATGCCCGCCCAGTTGAGGGAATCTATGTTCTTGTTGATATGCAAAACATGGTGGTGATAGAGTTTGAAGACCGTAAACTTGTTCCTCTGCCCCCGGTTGATCCCTTGAGGAACTATACTCCTGGTGAATCCAGAGGTGGCTCGGATAGAAGTGATGTAAAACCCTTACAAATTGTTCAACCTGAAGGTCCAAGCTTTCGTGTCAATGGGTATTATGTTGAATGGCAGAAG TGGAATTTTCGTATTGGATTCACACCCAAAGAAGGGTTGGTTATATATTCTGTTGCGTATGTTGATGGTAGTCGGGGAAGACGGCCTGTTGCTCATAGGCTGAGTTTTGTGGAGATGGTTGTGCCCTATGGAGATCCCAATGATCCACATTATAGGAAAAATGCTTTTGATGCTGGGGAAGATGGCTTGGGAAAAAATGCGCATTCCCTCAAAAAG GGATGTGATTGTTTGGGCTACATCAAATATTTTGATGCCCACTTCACAAATTTCACTGGTGGAGTGGAAACTATCGAAAATTGTGTATGTATGCATGAAGAGGATCGTGGGATTCTCTGGAAACATCAAGACTGGAGAACTGGCTTAGCAGAAGTCCGAAGGTCTAGAAGACTTTCGGTTTCTTTTGTATGCACAGTGGCCAACTATGAGTATGCATTTTTTTGGCACTTTTATCAG GATGGAAAGATTGAAGCTGACGTCAAGCTAACTGGAATTCTCAGCTTAGGAGCCTTGATGCCTGGAGAATATCGAAAATATGGTACCATGATTGCACCTGGTCTATATGCTCCAGTTCATCAACATTTTTTTGTTGCACGTATGGACATGTCTGTCGATTCTAGACCTGGTGAAGCTTTGAATCAG GTTGTGGAGGTCAATATGAAAGTTGAAGAACCCGGTGAGAATAATATTCACAATAATGCATTCTATGCCGAAGAGACTTTGCTCAAATCTGAATCGGAAGCAATGCGTGATTGCAATCCTTTGACTGCTCGGCATTGGATT GTAAGGAACACAAGAACTGGCAATAGAACCGGACAATTGACCGGCTACAAGCTGGTACCAGGCTCAAACTGCTTGCCGTTGGCAGGTTCTGAGGCCAAGTTTTTAAGAAGAGCTGCTTTCTTGAAGCACAATGTTTGGGTAACAGCATATTCACGTGATGAAATGTTTCCTGGAGGAGAATTTCCCAATCAAAATCCACGAGTTGGCGAAGGATTAGCTACATGGATTAAGCAAGACCGATCGTTGGAAGAAACTAATATAGTTCTTTG GTATGTATTTGGAATCACGCATGTTCCTCGTCTGGAAGACTGGCCTGTCATGCCAGTAGAACATATTGGTTTCATGCTCATG CCTCATGGATTCTTCAATTGTTCCCCTGCGGTGGATGTGCCGCCTAGTTCATGTGAAGCGGAATCTAAAGACAATGACATCAAGGATAATGGTGCTCCCAAGCCAATTCCGAGCGGGTTAGCATCAAAGCTTTAG